TGCCGTTCACCGGCAACATCTGAGTGAGCGTGACCTGGTTCATGGAGAGCGGATCGCGCGACGCGGACAGGCTCGGCAGCATGTAGTTCATGGCGCCGATGGTGAGCGTCGGGTCTGGCAGTGTGCCCGCCGGGCGGATGCGGGCGCCCGCAGCGCGGACGTCGGCCGCGCGCGCGGCGAGGCTCGGGTTGTTGGCCCGTGCCAGCGCAACCGCGCGGGAAAGGGTCAGGGTGTCGGCTGACGCGGACGCCTGCATTGGCGTCGGCGCGCCCTGCGCCTCGACCCGCTCGGCCGCGACCGCCAAGGCGACGGCGACGAAGGCCAGCCAGGGCAGAAGGCGCCACGCCCTCCCCGCCCGACATTTGATATATCGAATGTCCAACATGCCTCTCCTCTCATGCGCGAAGTCCACCCCCGACGCGCATCACGACGCGTCAGGGCGCACCACGTCTACAAGAGGCTAGGCTTGCGGAGGAGGAGAGAGCGGAGAGGCTACGAAACCGGAAAAACGCGCCGGCGCGCCAGACGCGCCTCCACGTACGACTGCACCAACGAATGCCACGTGCGCGGACGGCAGCACGGCCGGACTGACCACGGCGCACGGGCCAAGCGACATGCAGCCCGTGGCCCCGTGCGATTGCGTCGCCTGGGTGGCGACTGCCGGTCCGCCTGTCATGGCTGGCTGGCACCCGTCCATGGCCGTTTCCTGGCGCGTGCACACGAACGCGCCGGGCAGCCACTGGAACTGGCCGAGCAGCAGGATGACCGCGACCGCAAATCTCATAGCTGGGGGGATAATACCCTCATAATGTGAACAGTTCCACAAGGCCGGATGAAGAACCGTTCATGTGGGCCCGAACGGTGGGTGCAGGATCCCCTGCTCCGTCACGTAGCCCGTCACCAGCTCCGCCGGCGTCACGTCGAACGCCGGATTGAACACCGCGCTCCCCTCCGGCGCCGCCTGGCGGCCCAGCGGATGCGTCACCTCCAGCGCGCCGCGCTGCTCGATCGGAATCTCGTCACCGCTCGGGCAGGAGAGATCGAACGAAGTCGTCGGCGCAACGACGTAGAACGGGACCGCGTGTCGGTGCGCGACCAGCGCGAGCGGATACGTCCCGACCTTGTTCGCCGTGTCACCGTTCCTCGCCACTCGGTCGGCGCCGACGAGCACGATGTCCACCCCGTCCTGCGCGATCAGCGAGGCGGCGGCCGAGTCCGGCAACACGCTGTAGGGTATCCCAGCCTTGGACAGTTCCCACGCGGTGAGTCGGCTTCCCTGCAAGAGCGGCCGCGTCTCATCGGTGAAAACGTGCACGTGCTTGCCACTGCGCACCGCCGTGTAAACCACGCCGAGCGCGGTCCCGATCCCCCCGGTCGCCAGCGCCCCAGTGTTGCAGTGGGTCAGCACCCGTATCTCCCCTTTCTCACCTATCTCCCCTTTCTCCCTTTTCTTCATCAGCACCTGCCCATGCTCCCCAATCCTCCGACACATCTCGACATCCTCGCGCCAGATCGCCTGCGCTTCCTGCAATAGCGCCTCGAACACCGCCGCCGCGCTGCCCTGGGTCGAGCGCGCCACCCGCCGCATCCGTTCCATCGCCCAGCCGAGGTTCACCGCCGTCGGCCGCGACGCCCCGATCCGCTCGGCACGCCCCTCCACCTCGGCGAGGAACACCTCGCGCGTCTCGCGGAAGATCGACCGCAGCGACGACACCAGCCCCATCGCCGCGGCGATGCCTATCGCCGGCGCGCCACGCACCCGGAGAGACTGGATGGCCTCGATCACCGCTTCGACGGTATCGAGGTCGAGATAGCACTCCTCCACCGGCAGCAGCGTCTGATCGAGGATGCGCAGCGCCCCCGACGGCGCCCAACTCACCGTTCTGAATTCCACCCTCCCCTCTCTCCCCTTTCTCTCCTACCTCCCCTAACTCCCCTGTCTCCCCTGTTCCCGTCTCCCTTCAATTGGCAGCCAACCTACCCCACCGCTACTTTTCCCGCCATGAGCTACCAGACCCTCCTCCTCGAGATCCGAGACGGGTTCGCGATCCTGACGATCAACCGCCCCGACAAGCTCAACGCCCTGAACGACACCGTCGTCGCCGAGCTGCACGACGCGGCCCGGGCGCTCAAGGCCAATGCCGACGTGCGCGGCATCATCCTGACCGGCAGCGGCCCCAAGGCCTTCGTCGCGGGCGCCGACATCGGTGACCTGGCCAACCAGGGCGTCCTCGACGGCCGCGACCGCGCCCTCACCGGCCAGAGCATGCTCCGCGACTTCGAGACGATGGGCAAGCCGGTCCTCGCGGCGGTGAACGGTTTCGCGCTGGGCGGCGGTTGCGAGCTGGCGATGGCCTGCCACATCCGGATCGCGAGCGAGAACGCGCGCTTCGGCCAGCCCGAGGTCAACCTCGGCATCACGCCGGGGTATGGCGGGACGCAGCGGCTCCCCCGCATCGTCGGCAAGGGGAACGCGCTCTACATGCTCTTGAGCGGCGAGCACGTCAACGCGCCGGACGCGCTCCGCATGGGCCTGGTGAGCAAGGTGGTCCCGCAGGACCAGCTCATGGCCGAGGCGGAGAAGTTGATGAGGACGATCATCGCGAAGGGGCCGATCGCGCTCGCACTGACGATGGATGCGGTGGATCGCGGGCTCGAGATGACGCTCGAAGAAGGGCTCCGACTCGAGGCCGACGCGTTCGGGCTCGTCGCATCGACGAAGGACATGAAGGAAGGGCTGACGGCGTTCCTCGAGAAGCGGCCGGCGAAGTTTGAAGGACGATAGACTGAAGGCGGGCACAGGCGCACAGGCGCACAGGCGCACGGGAAGCCTCCGGCGCTCGCTCGGTGCCCCTGTGCCCCTGTGCCTCTGTGCCCTCTTGCTTTCCTGCACCGATCCGCGCGCCCGGCCTGCTCCGCCCCAGGTCGAGCTGAGCTTCTCGCCGAACCTCGTCGTGAACAGCCCCGGCTCCATCGTCGGCTCGCTCTACGCCTTCGACCCCGACGGCCTCAACACCATCAACGTCCAGATCCGCAGCTCCGACTCGACCTTCGTCGTCAACGATCCGGTCAGCGCGAACAGCCTCTTCGAGGTGACCCAGTCGCTGGCGTACAACGTGCCGGGCGCGATGCCTATCGGGACCCAGATCCGCCTGGTCGTGAAAGTCACGGACTTCATCGGATTCGCGGCTTCGGACACCGCCTTTTTCACCGTCCAGGACACCGTTTCGGCACGCCGCTGAACCCCTCCTAACCCCTTGATTTTTCAGGGGTTTTGGCCTATTTTTGTTATCCGTGATCCGGACCCTTCAAAGCGCCCTCCTGGCAGCCTCTTTGCTGGCGTGCAAGGAGGCCCGAACCCCGACAGGCCCGACGCCTGAAGGACCGGACGTTGAGGGCCCCGAACTGGTCATCCGGCCCGCCCAGGACACGCTGGTTGACTCGACTGGAGTGTTGCAGATCCTCGTCGTTTCGCGGGACCGCTCGAACATCAAGTCCATCGAGCTTACGATCATCGGCGGCGGGTTCAACTTTCTGCCCCTTGCGCCGAACGACACCGCATTCACCGCGGTCTTCCCGATCGCGCTGAACCCTCTCAGGAACTCCGCGTTCAGTTACACGGTGCGGGCGGTGGATGTGCTGGATCACGAGACGGTCACTGCTACCGTGACCGTGACGGTGAAGTAGCCGTCGTCGCACAGCTTCGGGTGAGGGGGTTCCGCAATCTGGATGACGCGGACCTCGAGATCCCCGCGGAAGGTTGCGTGCTGGTCGGGCTGAACGGACATGGGAAGACCAGCCTGATCGAGGCGTTCCTGTACTGCGAGGTGTTTCGGAGCTTTCGCGGCGCTGGGGATCGGGAGCTGGTGAGGTTCGGATCGGACGGTTTCTTCGTGGCTACCGATCGGGTCACGGCGGGATTCGACGCGAGGACGCGCGCCAAGAAAGTGACGGTGGGTGGCGCCGAGCCCGTGAGAATGGCTGACGCGATCGGCATCATT
This DNA window, taken from Gemmatimonadales bacterium, encodes the following:
- the mtnA gene encoding S-methyl-5-thioribose-1-phosphate isomerase → MEFRTVSWAPSGALRILDQTLLPVEECYLDLDTVEAVIEAIQSLRVRGAPAIGIAAAMGLVSSLRSIFRETREVFLAEVEGRAERIGASRPTAVNLGWAMERMRRVARSTQGSAAAVFEALLQEAQAIWREDVEMCRRIGEHGQVLMKKREKGEIGEKGEIRVLTHCNTGALATGGIGTALGVVYTAVRSGKHVHVFTDETRPLLQGSRLTAWELSKAGIPYSVLPDSAAASLIAQDGVDIVLVGADRVARNGDTANKVGTYPLALVAHRHAVPFYVVAPTTSFDLSCPSGDEIPIEQRGALEVTHPLGRQAAPEGSAVFNPAFDVTPAELVTGYVTEQGILHPPFGPT
- a CDS encoding enoyl-CoA hydratase-related protein translates to MSYQTLLLEIRDGFAILTINRPDKLNALNDTVVAELHDAARALKANADVRGIILTGSGPKAFVAGADIGDLANQGVLDGRDRALTGQSMLRDFETMGKPVLAAVNGFALGGGCELAMACHIRIASENARFGQPEVNLGITPGYGGTQRLPRIVGKGNALYMLLSGEHVNAPDALRMGLVSKVVPQDQLMAEAEKLMRTIIAKGPIALALTMDAVDRGLEMTLEEGLRLEADAFGLVASTKDMKEGLTAFLEKRPAKFEGR
- a CDS encoding TolC family protein translates to MLDIRYIKCRAGRAWRLLPWLAFVAVALAVAAERVEAQGAPTPMQASASADTLTLSRAVALARANNPSLAARAADVRAAGARIRPAGTLPDPTLTIGAMNYMLPSLSASRDPLSMNQVTLTQMLPVNGTLGLRRTVARFDSVRVASQRDALMLSVERYVRARYWDVYHADRALEIMDRTL